A single genomic interval of Flectobacillus major DSM 103 harbors:
- a CDS encoding 3-keto-disaccharide hydrolase, whose protein sequence is MKRIYLYFVILMPFLLLSSMRQPDEWIPLLDQNLSQWERYLSYRHKSNYNGNIPKDSTGKPISPIGYNKDDTHVFSVINDPSGPVLRVSGEIYGCLFTSKSYENYHLKLQVKWGTAKYEPRKDKLRDSGVLYHSNGDAGVEYWRAWMLSQEFQIMEGHTGDFWCQANSAIDIRSFQSEGIMNRVADQTQPFAPFKTGGDYYCVRSANYEKPNNDWNTLELICFEGKSLHIVNGRVVMVLKNSRYIQPDGKEIPMTSGKIQLQSEAAEVFYRDIRIKPLKALPKQYEQLF, encoded by the coding sequence ATGAAACGAATATACTTGTATTTTGTTATTTTAATGCCCTTTTTGTTACTATCATCTATGCGTCAGCCTGACGAATGGATACCTTTGCTAGATCAAAATCTTAGCCAATGGGAACGCTATTTGAGTTATCGCCATAAATCAAACTATAATGGAAATATACCGAAAGATAGTACAGGAAAACCCATTAGCCCTATTGGTTATAACAAAGACGATACGCATGTTTTTTCTGTAATCAACGACCCCTCTGGGCCTGTATTACGAGTAAGCGGCGAAATCTACGGCTGTTTATTTACCAGCAAATCATACGAAAACTATCATCTGAAGCTTCAAGTAAAATGGGGTACAGCCAAATATGAACCTCGCAAAGATAAACTTCGTGATTCGGGAGTTCTTTACCATTCTAACGGAGACGCTGGGGTAGAATACTGGCGTGCGTGGATGCTCTCACAGGAGTTTCAGATTATGGAAGGACATACTGGTGATTTTTGGTGTCAAGCCAACTCGGCTATCGATATACGTTCTTTCCAGTCGGAAGGTATTATGAATCGTGTTGCCGACCAAACACAACCCTTTGCACCATTCAAAACTGGTGGCGATTATTACTGTGTTCGTTCGGCCAATTATGAAAAACCTAACAACGATTGGAATACCCTAGAGCTCATTTGTTTTGAAGGAAAAAGCTTGCATATTGTTAATGGTCGTGTGGTGATGGTCTTAAAAAATTCACGCTATATACAGCCCGATGGCAAAGAAATACCTATGACTAGTGGAAAAATACAATTACAAAGCGAAGCTGCTGAAGTTTTTTACCGTGATATTCGTATCAAACCACTCAAAGCTTTACCAAAGCAATACGAACAATTATTCTAG
- a CDS encoding Dabb family protein — protein sequence MKKVRRRSFLTQAVVATAATAVATPSLANTAKKIFIHHVYFWLKNPSSEADKNKLIEGLTALSKVPTIRFHHIGVPASTNRSVIERGYAVSWMLFFDNLEEEEVYQKHPIHLKFVEDYSHLWEKVIVYDSVQV from the coding sequence ATGAAAAAAGTTAGAAGACGTTCATTCTTAACTCAGGCAGTTGTAGCTACAGCAGCTACTGCCGTGGCCACTCCATCGCTAGCCAATACGGCCAAGAAAATTTTTATCCATCATGTGTATTTTTGGCTTAAAAATCCTTCTAGCGAAGCCGATAAAAATAAGCTTATTGAAGGATTAACAGCTTTGTCGAAAGTACCAACTATCCGATTCCACCACATTGGCGTTCCAGCAAGTACCAATAGAAGTGTAATTGAGCGTGGATATGCTGTATCATGGATGCTGTTTTTTGATAATTTGGAAGAAGAAGAAGTCTATCAAAAACACCCTATTCACCTAAAATTTGTAGAAGACTACTCGCACCTTTGGGAAAAAGTCATTGTTTACGACTCGGTGCAAGTATAG
- a CDS encoding helix-turn-helix domain-containing protein → MKRYILHTPFNIYHFEATQWPHSVHKHTYFEIIFILRGNGIHNINGNAFEYTEGDVFLLGPEDYHNFEINLQTEFCFIRFNDFFNKQQLAEKNNSWVAIMDTLLYTSSQSRGSIVHDKQEKQKLHHLLAVLEEEYEHQSPYFEIIRDNLMRSIMMILARNLLGQTPTKTVPRDSVEAILRYIKQHIYEPPKLSIEHLAEVFHYSPAYVSLFFKRHTGESLKQYITQHKIKLIEARLLYSQLSLTEIADEFGFTDESHFCKQFKKYTGTTPTAFRKME, encoded by the coding sequence ATGAAACGATACATTTTGCATACACCCTTCAATATTTACCATTTTGAAGCCACCCAATGGCCACATTCGGTTCATAAGCATACCTATTTTGAAATCATTTTTATTTTGCGGGGCAATGGTATTCATAATATCAACGGTAATGCCTTTGAATATACCGAAGGCGATGTATTTCTGTTGGGGCCAGAAGATTACCATAATTTTGAAATCAATCTACAAACCGAGTTTTGTTTTATTCGGTTTAATGATTTTTTCAATAAACAGCAGCTTGCAGAAAAAAACAACTCGTGGGTGGCCATCATGGATACCTTGCTTTATACCTCATCACAAAGTCGTGGGTCAATAGTCCATGACAAGCAAGAAAAGCAAAAGTTGCATCATCTTTTGGCTGTGTTGGAAGAAGAATATGAGCATCAGTCGCCCTATTTTGAAATCATAAGAGATAACCTGATGCGAAGCATTATGATGATTCTTGCTCGAAACCTTTTGGGGCAAACACCTACAAAAACTGTTCCTAGAGATTCGGTTGAGGCTATTTTGAGGTATATCAAGCAGCATATTTATGAGCCTCCTAAGCTAAGTATCGAACACCTGGCCGAGGTGTTTCATTATTCGCCAGCTTACGTTAGCCTTTTCTTTAAAAGACACACAGGCGAATCCTTGAAGCAGTATATTACCCAACACAAAATCAAACTTATTGAAGCTCGTTTGTTGTATAGCCAACTTAGCTTGACCGAAATAGCCGATGAGTTTGGCTTTACTGATGAAAGTCATTTTTGTAAACAGTTTAAAAAATATACTGGAACAACCCCCACAGCTTTTAGAAAAATGGAATAA